The proteins below come from a single Candidatus Baltobacteraceae bacterium genomic window:
- a CDS encoding inorganic diphosphatase, with amino-acid sequence MSLPDPRNYLLLPLGERQPEEINVVIEIPEGSRNKYEYDKQLDIFRLDRALHSSIHYPGDYGFAPQTLALDGDPLDVLVLAIEPTFPGCLVAARPIGLLEMVDGTKQDDKILAVPVGEPLFDEVHNYTQIFPHQLRKVSHFFETYKALEGQSTRIGAWRDAAHARREVAESYQRFKEKD; translated from the coding sequence ATGAGCCTTCCGGATCCCCGCAATTATTTACTCTTGCCGCTCGGCGAGCGCCAGCCTGAGGAGATCAACGTGGTGATCGAAATTCCGGAAGGATCGCGAAACAAGTACGAATACGATAAGCAACTCGATATTTTCCGTCTCGACCGCGCGCTGCATTCGTCGATTCATTATCCGGGCGACTACGGCTTCGCTCCGCAGACGCTCGCACTCGACGGCGATCCGCTCGACGTGCTCGTGCTGGCGATCGAGCCGACGTTCCCAGGCTGTCTGGTCGCCGCGCGTCCGATCGGCCTATTGGAAATGGTCGACGGCACCAAACAGGACGACAAAATTCTCGCCGTACCGGTGGGTGAGCCGCTCTTCGACGAAGTCCACAACTACACGCAAATCTTTCCGCATCAGCTGCGCAAGGTTTCGCACTTTTTCGAAACCTACAAGGCGCTCGAGGGCCAGTCGACACGAATCGGTGCGTGGCGGGATGCGGCCCATGCACGGCGCGAGGTCGCCGAGTCCTATCAGCGCTTCAAGGAGAAGGACTAG
- a CDS encoding FAD-dependent oxidoreductase, translated as MTAQGVLATPTKDLDMVEEVEFLVVGAGPAGATAAREAARAGIETMVLEKDAVIGAKRVCAAGLRPGFCATFDLPSELIHCNTPRLALFDASGREHEIFFGPGHTTTREELDGAIAALAAREGAAIRTQCLWRSFERDREAATVEYADLRVGKRRRVRARNVFFAQGATARFNGDFADERWSAGLMTTLQYRVYLDRPAAPAAYRTLELHYYAARDGRQIVAWMFPKRDHLAIGLGLVGKLDGSRLREELDAFTARTQARLYPDVTVERRKEEGHLLYGGWPRASYAAGAAMLGGTAAGLVDATNGEGIFEAAMSGRFAAAAIREHRNAPERAARAYEQRVRARFSRRLEHRVRLMRFLEARPARYGVLFDLLHASPRFADALQREDHERSLFDRVVLAFHALRFGMRASHV; from the coding sequence ATGACGGCGCAGGGTGTTCTCGCAACCCCAACCAAGGACCTCGATATGGTGGAAGAGGTCGAGTTTCTCGTCGTGGGCGCCGGTCCGGCCGGCGCGACGGCGGCCCGCGAGGCGGCGCGCGCCGGTATCGAGACGATGGTCTTGGAAAAGGACGCGGTGATCGGCGCAAAGCGCGTGTGCGCCGCCGGCCTGCGCCCGGGGTTCTGCGCAACCTTCGATTTGCCGAGCGAGCTCATCCATTGCAACACGCCGCGGCTTGCGCTCTTTGACGCGAGCGGTCGCGAGCATGAAATTTTTTTCGGACCGGGACACACGACGACACGTGAAGAGCTCGACGGCGCGATCGCCGCGCTGGCCGCGCGCGAAGGCGCGGCAATCCGCACGCAATGCCTGTGGCGTTCATTCGAACGTGATCGCGAGGCCGCAACCGTGGAATATGCCGACCTTCGTGTTGGGAAGCGGCGGCGCGTTCGCGCGCGCAACGTCTTTTTCGCGCAAGGTGCAACCGCGCGCTTCAACGGTGATTTCGCCGACGAGCGCTGGAGCGCCGGCCTGATGACGACGCTGCAATACCGCGTCTATCTCGATCGCCCGGCCGCGCCGGCCGCATATCGTACCCTCGAGCTACATTATTATGCCGCTCGCGACGGGCGCCAGATCGTCGCCTGGATGTTCCCCAAGCGCGATCATCTGGCGATCGGTCTGGGTTTGGTCGGCAAGCTCGACGGCAGCCGTCTGCGTGAGGAGCTCGACGCGTTCACGGCGCGTACGCAAGCGCGCCTCTATCCGGACGTTACCGTCGAGCGGAGAAAAGAGGAGGGACACCTGCTCTACGGCGGGTGGCCGCGCGCGAGTTATGCCGCAGGCGCGGCGATGCTCGGCGGAACGGCGGCCGGACTGGTCGACGCGACCAACGGCGAAGGGATCTTCGAGGCCGCGATGAGCGGGCGCTTCGCGGCGGCGGCGATCCGCGAGCACCGCAACGCGCCCGAACGCGCGGCGCGCGCATACGAGCAACGCGTTCGCGCGCGCTTTTCGCGCCGGCTGGAACATCGCGTCCGCTTGATGCGATTCCTCGAGGCGCGACCGGCGCGCTACGGCGTGCTCTTCGATCTGCTCCACGCGAGCCCGCGTTTCGCCGACGCCCTGCAACGGGAGGATCACGAGCGTTCACTGTTCGATCGGGTCGTGCTCGCCTTTCACGCGTTGCGTTTTGGGATGCGGGCCTCGCACGTCTAG
- a CDS encoding protein-glutamate O-methyltransferase CheR yields the protein MSTIAISETEFHALRDLIRERFGIYYDDTKQFLLQSRLQTRLLKCRINDFAGYERYLTASPERETEWSELASVLSNNETYFFRERAQLEVLVAEVLDEAHKAGTPLRVWSSACSTGEEPYTIGMMLMQTHRVAPSHVVLRATDLSPRALERAATGFYRELSFRATPPEMVQRYFRPFEGGFFINDEIKRMVEFSRLNLLDERAVAAMGTFDAVFCRNVLIYFEKPTQKRVVEAFAKVLRPGGFLFLGHAESIMRITDCYEPVVTPKAIYYRRK from the coding sequence GTGTCGACGATAGCCATATCGGAAACCGAATTCCACGCGCTGCGCGATCTGATCCGCGAGCGTTTCGGTATCTATTACGACGACACCAAACAGTTTCTCTTGCAAAGCCGTTTGCAGACGCGGTTGCTCAAGTGCCGGATCAACGACTTCGCCGGGTACGAACGCTATCTCACCGCGTCGCCCGAGCGTGAGACCGAGTGGAGCGAACTGGCCTCCGTGCTCTCCAACAACGAGACGTACTTCTTTCGGGAACGGGCTCAGCTCGAGGTGCTCGTCGCCGAGGTTCTCGACGAAGCGCACAAGGCCGGGACGCCGCTGCGCGTATGGTCGTCGGCTTGTTCCACCGGCGAAGAGCCGTACACGATCGGGATGATGCTGATGCAGACGCACCGGGTTGCGCCTTCGCACGTCGTCTTGCGAGCCACCGATCTCTCGCCGCGAGCCCTGGAACGGGCCGCGACCGGATTCTACCGGGAGCTTTCCTTTCGAGCGACGCCGCCCGAGATGGTCCAACGGTACTTCCGCCCGTTTGAAGGCGGATTTTTCATCAACGACGAGATCAAGCGTATGGTGGAGTTCTCGCGACTCAATCTTCTCGACGAGCGGGCGGTAGCCGCGATGGGCACGTTCGACGCCGTCTTCTGCCGTAACGTTTTGATCTACTTCGAAAAACCGACGCAGAAGCGCGTGGTCGAAGCCTTCGCGAAGGTGCTGCGCCCGGGAGGTTTCTTGTTCTTGGGTCACGCCGAGTCGATCATGCGCATCACCGATTGCTACGAACCGGTCGTCACCCCCAAGGCGATCTACTACCGGCGGAAATGA
- a CDS encoding chemotaxis response regulator protein-glutamate methylesterase — protein sequence MQQINVLVVDDSAFMRRAITTMLENEADIKVVATARSGEEAIIKALQMNPDVITMDVEMPGMGGLEAVRQIVADHRIPIIMCSSLTRDGAETTFRALELGAVDFIAKPDAAYVNITDVARDLIAKIRAVSRRGAQPAQPIVHAPPPIEDRPRIIAPPPSRPRPASQYECVAIGTSTGGPVALSRVVPMLPGNFPLPVLIVQHMPMGFTRPLADRLNASSKIAVHEALNGMILEAGTALVVPSGKQVELRRRNGGETEVRLVDDDGTSLHVPSVDYMTTQVAQAYGKAAIGVILTGMGQDGVRGLRKLKERGGYVLGQDEATCVVYGMPRAAAKEGLVDRVAPLDAISPILVDLAGVSKS from the coding sequence GTGCAACAGATCAATGTGCTCGTGGTCGACGACTCGGCGTTCATGCGCCGAGCCATCACGACCATGCTCGAGAACGAAGCCGACATCAAGGTCGTCGCGACGGCCCGCAGTGGTGAGGAAGCGATCATCAAGGCGCTTCAGATGAACCCCGACGTCATCACGATGGACGTCGAGATGCCGGGCATGGGCGGACTCGAAGCCGTGCGTCAGATCGTCGCGGATCACCGGATCCCGATCATCATGTGCAGCTCGCTGACGCGCGATGGCGCGGAGACGACGTTCCGCGCGCTCGAGCTCGGCGCGGTGGACTTTATCGCGAAGCCCGATGCTGCCTACGTAAATATCACCGACGTCGCGCGCGATTTGATCGCAAAGATTCGAGCGGTCTCGCGGCGCGGCGCGCAGCCGGCGCAGCCGATCGTCCACGCTCCGCCGCCGATCGAAGACCGGCCGCGCATCATTGCGCCTCCGCCTTCGCGTCCGCGTCCGGCTTCGCAATACGAATGCGTCGCGATCGGCACCTCTACCGGTGGGCCGGTGGCGCTTTCGCGCGTGGTACCGATGCTGCCCGGGAACTTTCCGCTGCCGGTGCTGATCGTGCAGCACATGCCGATGGGCTTCACACGGCCGCTGGCCGATCGGCTCAACGCATCGAGCAAGATCGCCGTCCACGAAGCCCTCAACGGCATGATCCTCGAGGCCGGCACCGCGCTCGTGGTACCGTCAGGGAAACAGGTCGAGTTGCGCCGTCGAAACGGGGGAGAGACCGAGGTACGGCTCGTTGATGACGACGGTACATCCCTGCACGTGCCAAGCGTCGACTACATGACCACCCAGGTAGCGCAGGCATATGGTAAGGCCGCGATCGGCGTGATCCTCACCGGCATGGGCCAAGACGGCGTTCGCGGTTTACGCAAACTTAAAGAACGCGGCGGCTACGTGCTGGGGCAAGACGAAGCAACGTGTGTCGTGTACGGGATGCCGCGCGCGGCGGCAAAGGAGGGGTTGGTTGACCGTGTGGCGCCGCTCGACGCGATTTCCCCCATTTTGGTGGACCTCGCGGGTGTATCAAAGTCTTAA
- a CDS encoding FliA/WhiG family RNA polymerase sigma factor, whose product MKLGRSPRSYVIGGVELSREEIVHKYLHLVKYVAGRISVNLPPNVEINDLINDGILGLIDAIEKYDDARGVKFETYAITRINGAILDALRSLDWVPRAVRQRARELERTYQELEVELGRAPTEAEVGQRLGLSKKELDQLIQRVRGTAVLSLEEFLPNEKGYEIPLVDTLRDDDNDVVSEVESREVHAELVRAVENLPPQERTVITLYYFEGQTLKEIKGALGVSESRVSQIHAQAVIHLRQRLRELRNDLGYREDDPTVKQKYLRRPAPSPDAVPASAATAAAASPEGKENKVERTLKGEITEHGDSASGSSTGVRGRPAKRGPG is encoded by the coding sequence ATGAAGCTGGGCCGTAGTCCACGCAGCTACGTCATCGGCGGCGTCGAACTCTCGCGGGAAGAGATCGTTCACAAGTATTTGCATTTGGTCAAATACGTGGCCGGTCGAATCTCGGTGAATCTCCCACCGAACGTCGAGATCAACGATCTCATCAACGACGGTATTTTGGGCTTGATCGACGCCATCGAAAAATACGACGATGCACGTGGGGTGAAGTTCGAGACCTACGCAATCACCCGTATAAACGGGGCGATTTTGGATGCGTTGCGCTCGCTCGACTGGGTGCCGCGCGCCGTGCGTCAGCGCGCGCGGGAGCTGGAACGCACCTATCAAGAACTCGAAGTCGAACTCGGCCGCGCCCCGACCGAGGCCGAGGTCGGGCAGCGCCTCGGCCTTTCGAAGAAGGAACTCGACCAGTTGATCCAGCGCGTGCGCGGTACCGCCGTGCTCTCGCTCGAGGAGTTCTTGCCCAACGAGAAGGGCTACGAGATCCCGCTCGTCGATACGCTTCGCGACGACGACAACGACGTGGTAAGTGAGGTCGAATCGCGCGAAGTGCATGCCGAGCTTGTGCGGGCGGTCGAAAACCTTCCGCCCCAAGAGCGCACGGTGATCACGCTCTACTATTTCGAGGGTCAAACGCTGAAGGAGATCAAAGGCGCGCTCGGGGTCTCGGAGTCGCGGGTCTCGCAAATCCACGCGCAGGCCGTCATCCATCTGCGCCAGCGGCTGCGCGAACTGCGCAACGACTTGGGCTATCGCGAAGACGACCCCACGGTCAAGCAAAAATACCTGCGCCGACCCGCGCCGAGCCCGGATGCCGTCCCCGCTTCGGCCGCGACGGCCGCTGCGGCTAGCCCGGAAGGTAAAGAAAATAAAGTAGAACGGACGCTAAAAGGTGAAATAACCGAGCATGGCGATTCGGCCAGCGGATCTTCAACTGGCGTACGTGGCCGCCCCGCAAAACGCGGCCCAGGTTAG
- a CDS encoding EscU/YscU/HrcU family type III secretion system export apparatus switch protein produces the protein MNRFFDFRKSVFKRPAAAALKWDPQSSDPPEVVAVGRGITAETILRIAKEHNIPLYEDPGLVEALARLNVSDFIPRELYSVVAEVLAYVYRVDSAFKERAS, from the coding sequence ATGAATCGGTTCTTCGACTTTCGCAAATCGGTCTTTAAGCGCCCCGCCGCCGCCGCGCTCAAATGGGATCCGCAGAGTTCTGATCCTCCTGAAGTCGTGGCGGTTGGGCGCGGCATTACCGCCGAGACGATTCTGCGCATCGCGAAAGAGCACAACATCCCGCTCTACGAGGATCCGGGATTGGTCGAGGCGCTCGCGCGCTTGAACGTGAGCGACTTCATTCCGCGCGAGCTCTATAGCGTCGTTGCCGAAGTGCTCGCCTACGTATATCGCGTCGATTCGGCGTTCAAGGAGCGCGCAAGTTAG
- a CDS encoding DUF3089 domain-containing protein: MAKFALASCLIAVLLIGAAPCSASGSSTTIWLCRPGIVNDPCTQNIDATIVGAHGPLSIHRARAAEASPFDCFYVYPTLIVGPGDNAGLGVDERMRYVARNDVSQFSQLCMVWAPVYRQVTVAAIRRAFVAHDMSALQAASRVSYESALAAWRDYLAHDNRGRPFILVGTSQGAANLLLLIQSQIDSNPALRRRMVSAILVGANVTVRRGSDRGGSFANIPACRSLGQVNCVIAYSSYRHVPPPNSAFGTPGRGVSIFIKQPGGANLQTLCTNPAALSGGTASLDSLFRNSPPEATITTPWLEYRDLYTARCRANRTKTWLDVERQAVSGDTRPVLHPMLPPAWGLHEFDANLYMGDLIRDVRMQERRYAGGLR, translated from the coding sequence ATGGCAAAGTTCGCCTTAGCATCTTGTCTGATTGCTGTCCTTCTGATCGGGGCAGCGCCTTGCTCCGCGAGCGGTTCTTCGACAACGATCTGGCTCTGCCGTCCAGGAATCGTAAACGATCCATGCACGCAAAACATCGACGCAACGATCGTGGGCGCCCACGGGCCGCTCTCGATTCATCGCGCACGCGCGGCAGAGGCCTCGCCTTTCGATTGTTTCTACGTGTACCCAACCCTCATTGTGGGACCGGGCGATAATGCCGGCCTAGGCGTGGACGAGCGAATGCGCTACGTCGCTCGGAATGATGTATCGCAATTCTCGCAGCTCTGTATGGTTTGGGCTCCCGTGTACCGTCAAGTCACCGTTGCAGCGATCCGCCGCGCTTTCGTTGCGCACGACATGTCGGCTCTTCAAGCAGCCTCGCGCGTTTCTTACGAGAGCGCCCTTGCGGCTTGGCGTGACTATCTCGCGCACGACAATCGTGGCCGTCCGTTCATTTTGGTCGGAACCTCGCAGGGCGCGGCAAATCTCTTACTGCTGATTCAAAGCCAAATCGATTCGAACCCGGCGCTGCGCCGGCGAATGGTCTCGGCAATCCTCGTCGGCGCAAATGTGACCGTGCGGCGCGGTTCGGATCGCGGGGGCAGCTTCGCGAATATTCCCGCGTGCCGCTCGCTCGGTCAAGTAAACTGTGTGATTGCATATTCGAGCTACCGACACGTGCCGCCGCCGAACAGCGCATTCGGGACACCGGGGCGCGGCGTGAGCATATTCATCAAGCAACCGGGTGGCGCGAATCTTCAGACGCTCTGCACCAACCCCGCAGCACTTTCAGGCGGTACAGCCTCGCTGGATTCGCTTTTTCGTAATTCCCCTCCCGAGGCGACGATCACAACGCCTTGGTTGGAATATCGCGACCTCTACACGGCGAGGTGTCGTGCAAATCGGACAAAGACTTGGCTCGACGTAGAACGCCAGGCGGTTTCCGGAGACACGCGCCCGGTGCTCCACCCGATGCTACCGCCGGCATGGGGTCTGCACGAGTTCGACGCCAATCTCTACATGGGGGATCTGATTCGCGATGTGCGGATGCAAGAGCGTCGCTATGCGGGCGGCCTGCGTTGA
- the ftsY gene encoding signal recognition particle-docking protein FtsY, producing the protein MSWLQRLRASLGKARDTFAAVQNLGRGRKPLTAEFWEELEDLLIMGDFGVPTTAKIVGGLKTVAKQEAWTTTDQAIARFHRDVERFLTLPGSELQLGNDRPAVILIVGVNGSGKTTTIGKLATRLRSEGKRVLMIAGDTFRAAAAEQLAIWADRSKSEIVRGAEGADPASVIFDGVKAGKARGVDVILIDTAGRLQTKTNLMEELKKIRRVVDRELGRAPDETLLVLDGTTGQNAISQARLFNETTQLTGVVVTKLDSTAKGGVLVAIVDTLEIPIKFIGLGESADALRPFVAAEFTQALFDDAPESVRT; encoded by the coding sequence GTGAGCTGGTTGCAACGACTGCGGGCATCGCTCGGCAAGGCCCGCGACACCTTCGCAGCGGTCCAGAATCTCGGGCGGGGGCGCAAGCCGCTGACCGCAGAGTTTTGGGAAGAGCTCGAGGACCTGCTCATCATGGGCGACTTCGGCGTTCCGACGACCGCCAAGATCGTCGGCGGGCTCAAGACCGTCGCCAAACAGGAAGCGTGGACGACCACCGATCAAGCGATCGCGCGTTTTCACCGCGACGTCGAGCGCTTTCTCACCCTTCCGGGCTCGGAGCTGCAGCTCGGCAACGACCGGCCGGCGGTGATTCTCATCGTCGGCGTCAACGGCAGCGGCAAAACCACGACGATCGGCAAGCTCGCGACGCGGTTGCGCAGCGAGGGCAAACGCGTGCTCATGATCGCGGGCGACACGTTCCGAGCCGCCGCGGCCGAACAGCTTGCGATCTGGGCGGATCGTTCGAAGAGCGAGATCGTCCGCGGAGCGGAAGGCGCCGATCCCGCCTCGGTCATCTTCGATGGAGTCAAAGCGGGAAAGGCACGCGGCGTCGACGTGATCCTGATCGATACCGCCGGCCGGCTGCAGACCAAGACCAACCTCATGGAAGAACTGAAAAAAATCCGCCGCGTCGTCGATCGCGAACTCGGGCGCGCGCCCGACGAAACGTTGCTCGTCCTCGACGGCACGACCGGCCAGAACGCGATCTCGCAGGCCCGGCTCTTCAATGAGACGACGCAGTTGACGGGCGTGGTCGTGACCAAACTCGACTCCACCGCCAAGGGCGGCGTGCTGGTCGCGATCGTCGATACACTCGAGATTCCGATCAAGTTCATCGGCCTGGGCGAGAGCGCGGACGCGCTGCGCCCGTTCGTTGCCGCCGAATTCACCCAAGCCCTCTTCGACGATGCCCCGGAATCCGTGCGTACGTGA